A genome region from Gadus chalcogrammus isolate NIFS_2021 chromosome 5, NIFS_Gcha_1.0, whole genome shotgun sequence includes the following:
- the LOC130382363 gene encoding H-2 class I histocompatibility antigen, Q9 alpha chain-like isoform X2: MGALGLLLLLGLLSGGSAVIHSLRYFSTGSSGLSSFPEFVSVGMVDEVQFVHYDSVSKRAVPKQAWMDQLTREDPDYWERKTGRYQGHQQVFKGNVETAKKRFNQTGGAHVFQRMSGCEWDDEDDTTDGHEQYAYDGEDFIAFDLKTLTWVAPVRQAVPTKLRLDQDRAGNQYRKNYYTKECVDWLKKYLAYGKSTLQRTERPRVSLLQRTPSSPVVCHATGFYPDRVVVFWRRDGQELHEQVDPGEVLPNHDGTFQVSVALDLTAVPQEDWGRYECVVQLKGIEDISTPLDPALIRTNWGKTGRDGGLPGPFLVAGSVAGALLLVGALVLAGVCWYRKRNGSAKRPAAGSDTSSENPEGQKHLLAPTPDPKS, encoded by the exons ATGGGGGCGTtgggactgctgctgctgctggggctcctcTCCGGGGGGTCTGCAG tGATTCACTCTCTGAGGTATTTCTCCACGGGGTCGTCTGGCCTCTCATCCTTCCCAGAGTTTGTGTCTGTTGGGATGGTGGATGAGGTTCAGTTTGTTCACTATGACAGCGTCAGTAAGAGAGCCGTACCCAAACAGGCCTGGATGGACCAGCTCACCAGAGAGGACCCAGACTACTGGGAGAGGAAGACTGGAAGATATCAGGGTCACCAGCAGGTCTTCAAGGGCAACGTAGAGACTGCTAAGAAGCGCTTCAACCAGACGGGAG gtgcccACGTGTTTCAGAGgatgtctggctgtgagtgggatgatgaggatgatactACTGATGGTCATGAACAGTATGCCTACGATGGAGAGGACTTCATAGCGTTTGACCTGAAGACCCTGACCTGGGTCGCTCCAGTACGTCAGGCTGTCCCCACCAAACTGAGATTGGATCAGGATAGAGCTGGTAATCAATACAGGAAGAACTACTACACCAAGGAGTgtgttgattggctgaagaaGTACCTGGCCTATGGGAAGAGCACTCTGCAGAGAACAG agcgtccgcgggtgtctctgctccagaggaccccctcctccccagtggtgtgccatgctacaggcttctacccagacagggtggtggtgttctggaggagagacggccaGGAGCTCCATGAGCAGGTGGACCCCGGGGAGGTCCTCCCCAACCACGACGGGACCTTCCAGGTCAGCGTGGCCCTGGACCTCACGGCCGTCCCAcaggaggactgggggaggtACGAGTGTGTGGTCCAGCTGAAAGGCATCGAGGacatctccacccccctggaccccgccctCATCAGGACCAACTGGGGGAAGACTGGGAGGGACGGAG GTCTCCCGGGGCCCTTCCTCGTCGCTGGCTCTGTGGCGGGGGCCCTCCTCCTGGTTGGAGCTCTGGTCCTGGCGGGAGTCTGTTGGTACAGGAAGAGGAACG GTTCAGCCAAACGTCCAGCAGCTG GTTCTGACACCAGCTCTGAGAACCCTGAGGGACAGAAACATCTTCTGgccccgacccctgaccccaag AGCTGA
- the LOC130382363 gene encoding H-2 class I histocompatibility antigen, Q9 alpha chain-like isoform X5 has protein sequence MGALGLLLLLGLLSGGSAVIHSLRYFSTGSSGLSSFPEFVSVGMVDEVQFVHYDSVSKRAVPKQAWMDQLTREDPDYWERKTGRYQGHQQVFKGNVETAKKRFNQTGGAHVFQRMSGCEWDDEDDTTDGHEQYAYDGEDFIAFDLKTLTWVAPVRQAVPTKLRLDQDRAGNQYRKNYYTKECVDWLKKYLAYGKSTLQRTERPRVSLLQRSPSSPVVCHATGFYPDRVVVFWRRDGQELHEQVDPGEVLPNHDGTFQVSVDLNLTAVPQEDWGRYECVVQLKGIEDIPTPLDPALIRTNGGKSHLLVFILVGVAVAAVVVAAVVVAAAAVGVFVYQKRNGEWIKLSRRTNT, from the exons ATGGGGGCGTtgggactgctgctgctgctggggctcctcTCCGGGGGGTCTGCAG tGATTCACTCTCTGAGGTATTTCTCCACGGGGTCGTCTGGCCTCTCATCCTTCCCAGAGTTTGTGTCTGTTGGGATGGTGGATGAGGTTCAGTTTGTTCACTATGACAGCGTCAGTAAGAGAGCCGTACCCAAACAGGCCTGGATGGACCAGCTCACCAGAGAGGACCCAGACTACTGGGAGAGGAAGACTGGAAGATATCAGGGTCACCAGCAGGTCTTCAAGGGCAACGTAGAGACTGCTAAGAAGCGCTTCAACCAGACGGGAG gtgcccACGTGTTTCAGAGgatgtctggctgtgagtgggatgatgaggatgatactACTGATGGTCATGAACAGTATGCCTACGATGGAGAGGACTTCATAGCGTTTGACCTGAAGACCCTGACCTGGGTCGCTCCAGTACGTCAGGCTGTCCCCACCAAACTGAGATTGGATCAGGATAGAGCTGGTAATCAATACAGGAAGAACTACTACACCAAGGAGTgtgttgattggctgaagaaGTACCTGGCCTATGGGAAGAGCACTCTGCAGAGAACAG agcgtccgcgggtgtctctgctccagaggagcccctcctccccagtggtgtgccatgctacaggcttctaccctgacagggtggtggtgttctggaggagagacggccaGGAGCTCCATGAGCAGGTGGACCCCGGGGAGGTCCTCCCCAACCACGACGGGACCTTCCAGGTCAGCGTGGACCTGAACCTCACGGCCGTCCCAcaggaggactgggggaggtACGAGTGTGTGGTCCAGCTGAAAGGCATCGAGGACATCcccacccccctggaccccgccctCATCAGGACCAACGGGG GCAAGAGTCACCTCCTTGTTTTCATCCTCGTTGGTGtcgctgttgctgctgttgttgttgctgctgttgttgttgctgctgctgctgttggagtCTTTGTGTACCAGAAGAGGAACGGTGAGTGGATCAAACTCTCCAGGAGGACAAACACCTGA
- the LOC130382362 gene encoding protein NLRC3-like, translating to MDEEREEGGPTSKTTLSGEHGRRSKAKSPEKQERTDPPGPSCVSMKSGWSMDIPVTIKDGRPSREESPEQQQRTDSPGPSCVSMKSGWSMDIPLVFKDGRPSSEERHQTTSKVTSAQSLQQHQTELIKRAEENAHAFLDKELKKLWRDLFSDYPQCSESQREEEEEEVDDKKEEQRRRAIEGVVDITILCLMEMNQEELADKLWGGAAAVECQHKIKSHLKKKFWCVFEGIAKAGHSTPLNEFYTEIFITERGSGEVNKEHEVRRIETASRKPANEGTPIKCADLFKPLPGHDQPIRTIMTTGVAGIGKTILTHKFILDWAEEQANHDIHFTFLLTFRELNLLKGEQFSLVELLHHFFIETKEAGICRYDRFQVVFILDGLDECRLPLDFQNNKIWNDVTKSTSVDMLLTNLIRGHLLPSACVWITTRPAAANKIPAHCVDMVTEVRGFTDQQKEDYFRKRFKDETLASTIITHVKKSRSLHIMCHIPVFCWITVTVLEDFFKTSQIGEETPKTVTQMYSHFLRVQSIQGDRKYRLLTETDTNWTAQSREIIVSLGKLAFNQLESGNLIFYEADLVKCDIDIRAASVYSGVFTQIFKEECGLYLDKVFCFVHLSLQEFLAALYVFWSFIHNGVNLLSEEPPTSSEDELLLYQSAVDKALQSENGHLDLFLRFLLGLSLETNQILLRGLLGQTRSSSQTNKGTVSYIKHKLDGNLSPERSINLFHCLNELNDRSLVEEIQQSLTSGSLFKTHVSPAQWSALVFILLTSEEELDVFDLKKYKASEEGLLRLLPVIKASKRSL from the exons atggatgaggagagagaagaggggggtcctacctctaagaccactctgtctggggaacatggccgccggagcaaagctaagag cccagagaagcaggagagaacagacccccctggacccagctgtgtctccatgaagagtggctGGTCTATGGATATACCTGTTACcattaaagatggacgcccctccagagaggagag cccagagcagcagcagagaacagactcccctggacccagctgtgtctccatgaagagtggctGGTCTATGGATATACCATTGgtgtttaaagatggacgcccctccagcgaggagag ACACCAGACGAcgtcaaaggttaccagtgctcagtctctGCAGCaacatcaaacagagctgatcaag agggctgaggagaacgcacacgcttttctagacaaggagctgaagaagctctggagggatctcttctcagattacccacaatgctcagagagtcagagggaggaggaggaggaggaggtggatgataagaaggaggagcagaggaggcgcgccatagagggagtggtggacatcacaatcctctgcctgatggagatgaaccaggaggaactggccgacaaactgtggggcg gagctgctgctgtcgagtgccaacataaaatcaagtctcatttgaagaagaagttctggtgtgtgtttgagggaatcgctaaagcaggTCATTCAACACCTCTGAATGAGTTCTACACAgagatcttcatcacagagagaggcagtggagaggtcaacaaggaacatgaggtcagacggATTGAAAccgcttccaggaaaccagccaatGAAGGAACACCAATCAAATGTGCCGAcctctttaaacccttacctggacacgatcaaccaatcaggacaataatgacaactggagtggccggtattggtaaaaccatcttaacacacaagttcatcctggactgggctgaagaacaagccaaccacgacatacactttacatttctcctcactttcagagagctgaatttactgaaaggagAACaatttagcttggtggaacttcttcatcacttctttattgagaccaaagaagcaggaatctgcagatacgaccggttccaagttgtcttcatcttggatggactggatgagtgtcgacttcctctggacttccagaacaacaaGATATGGaatgatgtcacaaagtccacctcggtggacatgctgctgacaaacctcatcaggggccaCCTGCTACCCTCTGCTTGcgtctggataaccacacgccctgcggcagccaataaGATCCCTGCTcattgtgttgacatggtgacagaggtgagagggttcaccgaccaacagaaggaggactacttcaggaagagattcaaagATGAGACGctggccagcacaatcatcACCCatgtcaagaaatcacgaagcctccacatcatgtgtcacatcccagtattctgttggatcactgttacagtcctggaggacttcttcaaaacatcccagatAGGAGAAGAGAcgcccaagaccgtgactcagatgtacagccacttcctgagggttcagtccatacagggggacaggaagtatcgtTTGTTAACTGAAACAGACACAAACTGGACTGCacagagcagggagatcattgtttctctgggaaaactggcttttaaccagctggagagtggcaacctgatcttctacgaggcagacctggTAAAGTGTGACAttgatatcagagcagcctcagtgtactcaggagtgttcacccagatctttaaagaggagtgtgggctgtacctggacaaggtgttctgctttgtccatctgagcctccaggagtttctggctgctcTTTATGTCTTTTGGTCCTTCATCCACAAtggtgtcaatctgctctcagaagaaccaccaACCTCCAGTGAAGATgaactcctcctctaccagagtgctgtggacaaggccttacagagtgagaacggacacctggacttgttcctccgcttcctcctgggcctctctctggagaccaatcagattctcCTACGAGGTCTGCTAGGACAGACAAGAAGTAGCTCACAGACCAACAAGGgaacagtgtcttacatcaagcATAAGTTAGATGGTaatctctctccagagagaagcatcaatctgtttcactgtctgaatgagctgaacgaccgttctctagtggaggagatccaacagtccctgacatcaggaagtctaTTCAAAACGCATGTGtctcctgctcagtggtcagctctggtcttcatcttactgacatcagaagaggagctggacgtgtttgacctgaagaaatacaaagcttcagaggagggtcttctgaggctgctgccagtgatcaaagcctccaaaagaTCACTGTAG
- the LOC130382363 gene encoding major histocompatibility complex class I-related gene protein-like isoform X4, protein MGALGLLLLLGLLSGGSAVIHSLRYFSTGSSGLSSFPEFVSVGMVDEVQFVHYDSVSKRAVPKQAWMDQLTREDPDYWERKTGRYQGHQQVFKGNVETAKKRFNQTGGAHVFQRMSGCEWDDEDDTTDGHEQYAYDGEDFIAFDLKTLTWVAPVRQAVPTKLRLDQDRAGNQYRKNYYTKECVDWLKKYLAYGKSTLQRTERPRVSLLQRTPSSPVVCHATGFYPDRVVVFWRRDGQELHEQVDPGEVLPNHDGTFQVSVALDLTAVPQEDWGRYECVVQLKGIEDISTPLDPALIRTNWGLPGPFLVAGSVAGALLLVGALVLAGVCWYRKRNGSAKRPAAGSDTSSENPEGQKHLLAPTPDPKS, encoded by the exons ATGGGGGCGTtgggactgctgctgctgctggggctcctcTCCGGGGGGTCTGCAG tGATTCACTCTCTGAGGTATTTCTCCACGGGGTCGTCTGGCCTCTCATCCTTCCCAGAGTTTGTGTCTGTTGGGATGGTGGATGAGGTTCAGTTTGTTCACTATGACAGCGTCAGTAAGAGAGCCGTACCCAAACAGGCCTGGATGGACCAGCTCACCAGAGAGGACCCAGACTACTGGGAGAGGAAGACTGGAAGATATCAGGGTCACCAGCAGGTCTTCAAGGGCAACGTAGAGACTGCTAAGAAGCGCTTCAACCAGACGGGAG gtgcccACGTGTTTCAGAGgatgtctggctgtgagtgggatgatgaggatgatactACTGATGGTCATGAACAGTATGCCTACGATGGAGAGGACTTCATAGCGTTTGACCTGAAGACCCTGACCTGGGTCGCTCCAGTACGTCAGGCTGTCCCCACCAAACTGAGATTGGATCAGGATAGAGCTGGTAATCAATACAGGAAGAACTACTACACCAAGGAGTgtgttgattggctgaagaaGTACCTGGCCTATGGGAAGAGCACTCTGCAGAGAACAG agcgtccgcgggtgtctctgctccagaggaccccctcctccccagtggtgtgccatgctacaggcttctacccagacagggtggtggtgttctggaggagagacggccaGGAGCTCCATGAGCAGGTGGACCCCGGGGAGGTCCTCCCCAACCACGACGGGACCTTCCAGGTCAGCGTGGCCCTGGACCTCACGGCCGTCCCAcaggaggactgggggaggtACGAGTGTGTGGTCCAGCTGAAAGGCATCGAGGacatctccacccccctggaccccgccctCATCAGGACCAACTGGGGG CTCCCGGGGCCCTTCCTCGTCGCTGGCTCTGTGGCGGGGGCCCTCCTCCTGGTTGGAGCTCTGGTCCTGGCGGGAGTCTGTTGGTACAGGAAGAGGAACG GTTCAGCCAAACGTCCAGCAGCTG GTTCTGACACCAGCTCTGAGAACCCTGAGGGACAGAAACATCTTCTGgccccgacccctgaccccaag AGCTGA